The Chaetodon trifascialis isolate fChaTrf1 chromosome 16, fChaTrf1.hap1, whole genome shotgun sequence genome includes a region encoding these proteins:
- the pcf11 gene encoding pre-mRNA cleavage complex 2 protein Pcf11 isoform X3, giving the protein MDCLLINGCGIDKADVGVPRSLSSKMDDKAAREDACREYQSSLEDLTYNSKPHINMLTILAEENLNFAKDIVAIIEAQITKAPSAEKLPVLYLVDSIVKNVGGEYLAVFAKNLITSFICVFEKVDENTRKSLFKLRSTWDDVFPLKKLYALDVRVNSVDPAWPIKPLPPTVNASIHVNPKFLKQSEEASSPQPVPAPTPPPPPPPAAVAAPPPAAAPTPTPTPTPQPVPAANQYSLTQEQLIRQQLLAKQKQLLELQQKKIELELEQTKAQLAGAFVLPTSTPVSTSASPSTAPKPVSQTAPVVRPWIPPQAPQTDTKPSTRDPRLNRTGPPAASHPKEQAAGKKADTTTTGSPALTPEKPTRSDKARTLRKEVIEEKPKSKSPSPMAKSVQSKKQMEAEIQKSADGTKKDPRLRKRTQDKSGEAKDDELKEKKRCTDKKEREEAARGDPQRFTKGKLVNGSVTKHDHVESTEKGEFKSGGNARTHARKRTRSRSRSRSPTNSPKRKDRRSPKTRTRSSSLSPSPSHKPGKPRRVRGDEPDHGKPSREDRLMPKKNQSESRRSKRPQEDRHSESRDSHSPRVHDGGGKETKDATHRWRSGWEENKHLKLQEDPHVKPGPQRHKPYNTPTRPTTPRTPKHRLSVDANLQIPEVLNSASKKDLLRRASKRLESGEISQEDFLNMAHQIKHFFQYQEEKQQHSESWDESGNFSKKQPLLTTPPSTQPRPHDGMDAAELSYYEHKSKLRKTQVTHRATGAEWEGEESAEEGEEAVQGEKTSSSRSIGHPPSHKYSRAPRDRQGERRSKEREEPRPPLGPMIEEYNHGKEFPTLKSLPGLRFRRRADPRESKRSEVRFWSCGVSGSRSVILQQGEREWNSPLTERQRYDEREEQKSGYDAPRRYGPPADSRHPDPRRSEVPPVSGTIVHRKCPSPAGLDPPAPRFERERLSPLHQKESAEHSDSPGHTPPHEGGHHATRYDGPAHMGPSRPHPPGWYEGGSSGRYDDSSQFDGPHHQGPGRFDGGGPPHHNMPERFDGSGRHMSHGPLRGGDGMGQFDGPPHPQGPGRFEGPIGQQPPARFEVQGPGPGHFEGPMQRFSNMAPGPRSGPMGFQQQRPMRFEGPPNQMRFEGPGPMRFDGPIQPGPRFDMPSVPHQGGPPLYESTPGQQGPLRFAPQHNLQPPMRPMAPPIYENPIAPQQNFNMAPQHFPEPMNPQFPAGPMAFPAQPNLQQAGNFNMPFNQPTPAPFYSTAAPTVGLQQSVNMMVNQPFLPQNPVPFRQQTPQVATGENHFGQVDVNDLLSKLISNGIIKPSQPDAVMTPGTDTPTVAPAVPPVEEEDEEEQEPEVEEDDFPDLTSFNIEDMKQRYESVVTKLYSGNQCCLCSMRFTTAQTDMYADHLDWHFRQNHAGKVASKKVTHRRWYYSLRDWIEFEEIADLEERAKSQFFEKVNEEEVQKNQAAAKEKEFQSVKATKDQVGESCEICQEPFETYWVEEEEDWFLKNAIRVDDKNFHPSCFEDYKNTSSYIDVTPSPNKVLTDHPLSVFIKKEEEEEEDSSCAAAVKQEVEPEAVELPDVKKEEEEVEEEEKKEVLTDEVQSDQIKL; this is encoded by the exons ATGGACTGCCTGCTAATCAATGGTTGTGGTATCGATAAGGCTGATGTAGGTGTTCCTCGGTCGCTTAGCTCAAAGATGGACGACAAAGCGGCAAGGGAAGATGCCTGCCGAGAGTATCAGTCCTCCCTGGAAGACCTGACCTACAACAGCAAGCCGCACATCAACATGCTGACCATTCTGGCCGAGGAAAACCTCAACTTCGCCAAGGATATCGTCGCAATTATTGAAGCGCAAATAACTAAG GCCCCATCTGCCGAGAAGCTTCCAGTTTTGTACTTAGTGGATTCCATAGTGAAGAATGTTGGAGGAGAATACCTTGCAGTGTTTGCTAAAAACCTAATCACTTCATTTATATGTGTCTTTGAAAAG GTGGATGAAAACACTAGAAAGAGTCTGTTCAAGTTACGCTCTACGTGGGATGATGTGTTTCCTCTGAAGAAACTGTATGCGCTTGATGTCCGGGTCAACTCTGTGGACCCGGCCTGGCCTATCAAGCCGCTGCCGCCCACTGTCAACGCCAGCATTCATGTCAATCCCAAGTTTTTAAAACAG TCTGAGGAGGCATCCTCTCCACAGCCTGTCCCTGCCCCCacgccgccaccaccaccaccaccagcagcggTGGCggcaccaccaccagcagcagcaccgacGCCTACTCCCACTCCCACTCCGCAGCCGGTCCCTGCAGCGAACCAGTACAGCCTGACCCAGGAGCAGCTGATTCGGCAGCAGCTGCTggccaaacagaaacagcttctGGAGCTTCAGCAGAAGAAGATTGAGCTGGAACTGGAGCAGACGAAAGCTCAGCTT GCTGGTGCATTTGTGTTACCAACATCGACTCCAGTCTCGACTTCAGCATCGCCGAGCACAGCGCCAAAGCCCGTCAGCCAAACTGCTCCTGTTGTCCGACCCTGGATCCCTCCTCAGGCTCCTCAGACAGACACCAAGCCATCTACCAGAGACCCTCGCCTGAACCGCACTGGCCCCCCAGCTGCCTCCCACCCCAAAGAACAGGCTGCTGGGAAGAAAGCAGACACAACCACAACAGGAAGTCCTGCTCTGACACCTGAGAAACCCACCCGGTCAGATAAGGCCAGGACCCTGAGGAAAGAAGTAATAGAGGAAAAGCCCAAGTCCAAGTCTCCGTCTCCGATGGCCAAAAGTGTCCAGAGTAAAAAACAGATGGAAGCTGAGATTCAGAAGTCAGCCGACGGAACAAAGAAAGATCCTAGGTTGAGGAAACGTACACAGGATAAGAGCGGAGAGGCCAAAGACGATgagctgaaagagaagaaaaggtgCACTGacaagaaggagagggaggaggctgcACGGGGAGACCCTCAGAGGTTCACCAAAGGGAAGCTGGTGAATGGCTCAGTGACCAAACACGATCACGTGGAGTCCACAGAGAAGGGTGAGTTCAAGAGTGGAGGCAACGCCCGAACACATGCCAGGAAACGCACCCGCTCGCGGTCCAGGTCGCGGTCCCCCACCAACTCACCAAAGAGAAAGGACAGGAGGTCGCCCAAGACTAGAACCAGGAGCAGCTCCTTGTCCCCATCGCCCTCTCACAAACCTGGCAAGCCCAGGAGGGTCCGCGGAGATGAACCAGATCACGGCAAACCCAGCCGAGAGGACCGGCTCATGCCCAAAAAGAACCAGTCAGAGAGCAGGCGGTCTAAGAGACCACAGGAGGACCGGCACTCTGAATCTAGAGACTCTCATTCCCCAAGGGTCCACGACGGAGGCGGCAAGGAGACAAAGGATGCTACTCACCGCTGGAGGAGCGGCTGGGAGGAGAACAAACA TCTGAAGCTACAGGAGGACCCTCACGTGAAGCCTGGACCTCAGAGACACAAACCATACAACACCCCGACTCGCCCAACCACCCCCCGAACCCCAAAACATCGCCTCAGTGTGGATGCTAACCTGCAGATACCTGAAGTCCTCAACTCTGCTTCTAAGAAGGACCTGCTCAGGAGG gccaGTAAGCGTCTGGAGAGTGGCGAGATTTCCCAGGAGGACTTCCTGAACATGGCCCACCAGATAAAACATTTCTTCCAGTAtcaggaggagaagcagcagcactctgaGAGCTGGGACGAGTCGGGCAACTTTTCCAAGAAACAGCCGCTGCTGACCACACCCCCCTCCACCCAGCCCCGCCCTCATGATGGCATGGATGCGGCAGAGCTGTCCTACTACGAGCACAAATCCAAGCTGAGGAAGACTCAGGTCACCCACCGAGCCACTGGAGCAGAGTGGGAGGGCGAGGAGAGTGCAGAAGAGGGCGAAGAAGCTGTGCAGGGTGAGAAGACCAGCAGCAGCCGGAGCATTGGACACCCCCCGTCACATAAATACAGCCGGGCGCCACGGGACAGGCAAG GTGAAAGGCGGAGTAAAGAGCGAGAGGAACCTCGGCCTCCTCTTGGCCCTATGATTGAGGAGTATAACCACGGCAAAGAGTTTCCCACTCTGAAATCTCTACCGGGCCTTCGGTTCAGGAGGAGAGCGGACCCCAGAGAGTCCA agaggtcagaggtcaggttcTGGAGCTGCGGGGTGTCAGGGTCTCGATCAGTGATACTTCAGCAGG gtgagagagagtgGAACTCTCCACTGACGGAGCGTCAACGTTACGACGAGCGTGAGGAGCAGAAGAGTGGCTACGATGCTCCACGGAGGTATGGCCCACCTGCCGACTCCAGACACCCCGATCCGCGAAGGTCGGAAGTACCCCCAGTATCTGGCACCATAGTTCACAGGAAATGTCCAAGCCCGGCTGGTCTGGACCCACCGGCCCCCAGGTTCGAGCGTGAGCGCCTCTCGCCTCTACACCAGAAAGAGTCGGCAGAG CACAGCGACTCCCCAGGGCACACGCCACCTCATGAGGGAGGACACCACGCCACCCGATATGATGGGCCTGCACACATGGGTCCCTCCAGACCGCACCCTCCAGGGTGGTATGAAGGCGGTAGCTCCGGACGCTACGATGACTCATCCCAGTTTGACGGGCCTCACCACCAGGGTCCTGGCAGGTTCGATGGCGGCGGGCCACCTCATCACAACATGCCAGAGAGGTTTGATGGATCTGGACGCCACATGTCTCATGGTCCATTGAGAGGTGGAGATGGTATGGGGCAGTTTGATGGTCCGCCTCACCCTCAGGGTCCTGGGAGGTTTGAGGGTCCTATCGGACAGCAGCCTCCAGCGAGGTTTGAGGTGCAAGGGCCTGGACCGGGCCACTTTGAGGGGCCTATGCAGCGCTTTAGTAACATGGCTCCTGGTCCTAGATCTGGACCAATGGGCTTCCAGCAGCAGCGGCCCATGCGCTTTGAAGGGCCTCCAAACCAGATGAGGTTTGAGGGTCCTGGTCCCATGCGCTTCGATGGGCCCATCCAGCCAGGACCCAGGTTTGACATGCCCAGTGTGCCCCATCAGGGTGGGCCCCCACTCTATGAGTCCACCCCCGGACAGCAAGGACCCTTGAGATTTGCTCCCCAGCACAACCTACAGCCCCCTATGAGGCCAATGGCCCCACCCATCTATGAAAATCCCATCGCCCCCCAGCAGAACTTCAACATGGCCCCTCAGCATTTCCCAGAGCCCATGAACCCTCAGTTCCCTGCTGGGCCGATGGCGTTCCCAGCTCAGCCGAACCTGCAGCAGGCAGGAAACTTCAACATGCCCTTCAACCAACCGACCCCTGCCCCCTTCTACAGCACTGCTGCCCCCACCGTTGGCTTGCAGCAGTCG GTAAACATGATGGTCAACCAGCCCTTCCTGCCTCAGAACCCAGTGCCTTTCAGACAGCAGA CGCCGCAGGTTGCCACTGGAGAAAACCACTTCGGGCAGGTTGATGTCAATGACCTCCTTTCCAAACTGATATCCAACGGCATCATCAAACCCTCGCAGCCTGACGCCGTGATGACCCCTGGCACTG ACACTCCTACCGTGGCTCCAGCAGTTCcacctgtggaggaggaggacgaggaagagcaggagccagaggtggaggaggacgaTTTCCCAGATCTCACCAGCTTCAACATTGAAGACATGAAACA GCGTTACGAGAGTGTGGTGACCAAGTTGTACTCAGGGaaccagtgctgtctgtgcagcatGAGATTCACCACCGCTCAGACCGACATGTACGCTGACCACCTGGACTGGCACTTCAGGCAGAACCACGCCGGGAAGGTCgccagcaagaaggtcacacaCCGCCGCTGGTACTACAGCCTCAGg GACTGGATAGAGTTTGAGGAGATCGCCGACCTGGAGGAGCGAGCCAAGAGTCAGTTCTTTGAAAAGGTTAACGAGGAGGAGGTTCAGAAGAACCAGGCGGCTGCGAAGGAGAAAGAGTTCCAGAGTGTGAAAGCCACTAAGGACCAAGTGGGAGAG tCGTGTGAAATCTGTCAGGAGCCATTTGAGACGTactgggtggaggaggaagaggactgGTTCCTGAAGAACGCCATCAGGGTCGACGACAAG AACTTCCATCCCTCCTGCTTTGAAGATTATAAAAAT ACGTCGTCGTACATTGACGTCACGCCGTCGCCCAACAAGGTGCTCACTGATCATCCACTGAGCGTCTtcataaagaaagaagaagaagaggaggaagactcttcctgtgctgctgcagtcaaacaggaagtcGAGCCTGAGGCTGTTGAGCTTCCTGATgtgaaaaaagaggaggaggaggtggaggaggaggagaagaaggaggttTTAACAGACGAAGTGCAATCGGATCAAATTAAACTgtaa